A stretch of Chitinophaga caeni DNA encodes these proteins:
- a CDS encoding methylated-DNA--[protein]-cysteine S-methyltransferase produces MMKEMQYHYDKMSAAIAYIVENFKSQPGLEEVAAHVNMSDFHFQRLFTEWAGVSPKKFLQFITTQYLKSKIRDVQNLPEAAELAGLSTQSRVYDHFVTLEAMTPAEYKLGGKGLSILYGVHETPFGQCFIAITKRGVCSMAFLGELDETGALEEAKNNWPAADFQEDKIATANIIHQIFHGNRANKIHLLVKGTNFQVKVWEALLRIPGGSLATYSQIAQEIGRPGAERAVGNAVGNNPVAFLIPCHRVIRKEGGLGGYHWGLTRKYALLGCELSRSTLMTETA; encoded by the coding sequence ATGATGAAGGAAATGCAATATCATTACGATAAAATGTCTGCCGCGATTGCTTATATCGTGGAAAATTTCAAATCTCAACCGGGCTTGGAAGAAGTGGCGGCGCATGTAAACATGAGCGATTTCCATTTTCAACGCCTGTTTACAGAATGGGCAGGGGTTAGCCCTAAGAAGTTTTTACAATTCATCACGACACAATACCTCAAATCGAAGATCCGCGATGTGCAAAATCTACCGGAAGCGGCGGAGTTGGCCGGGTTGTCAACGCAATCCCGGGTATATGATCATTTCGTTACGCTCGAAGCGATGACCCCGGCAGAATATAAGCTGGGTGGTAAAGGGTTAAGCATATTATATGGAGTACATGAAACACCTTTCGGGCAATGTTTTATAGCGATCACTAAGCGGGGAGTATGTTCGATGGCTTTTCTCGGGGAATTGGATGAAACCGGGGCCTTGGAAGAAGCCAAGAATAATTGGCCCGCCGCGGATTTCCAAGAAGACAAGATCGCAACGGCTAATATTATCCATCAAATTTTTCATGGCAATAGGGCTAATAAAATCCACCTTCTCGTTAAGGGAACTAACTTCCAGGTTAAAGTGTGGGAGGCATTATTGAGGATCCCCGGTGGTAGTTTGGCAACCTATAGCCAAATTGCACAAGAAATCGGTCGGCCGGGTGCGGAGCGGGCAGTAGGGAATGCCGTGGGAAACAACCCGGTGGCTTTCTTAATTCCTTGTCACCGTGTTATCCGCAAGGAAGGTGGCCTTGGTGGTTATCATTGGGGGTTAACGAGAAAATACGCACTGTTAGGTTGTGAGCTGTCGAGGTCTACTTTGATGACGGAAACAGCATAA
- the hxpB gene encoding hexitol phosphatase HxpB, with product MLNTVIFDMDGLLVDSEPLWGLAMREVLDGLGVTLTPALTSHTTGLRTKEVVSYWHDYFKWDSKSPEVVTDEIVENVTQRILQEGRAMEGLDYILRFFTEQQFKIGLASSSPESLIQAVVEHLDIKKYFQAVVSAEFEAYGKPHPAVYLACAEKLGSSPLDCIAFEDSVTGMTAAKAARMRTVVVPEAHNFQDPRYALADLKISSLLSFDEKALKALQPK from the coding sequence ATGCTTAATACGGTGATTTTCGACATGGATGGTTTGCTCGTTGACTCGGAACCCTTATGGGGCCTTGCGATGCGGGAAGTTTTAGATGGCTTGGGCGTTACGCTTACCCCAGCTTTAACCTCGCACACAACGGGTTTAAGGACAAAAGAAGTAGTGAGCTACTGGCATGACTATTTCAAATGGGACAGTAAAAGTCCTGAAGTTGTAACGGACGAAATCGTTGAAAACGTGACACAAAGGATCTTGCAGGAAGGCAGGGCCATGGAAGGGCTGGATTACATTTTACGATTTTTTACAGAGCAGCAATTCAAGATCGGCCTGGCTTCCTCATCGCCGGAAAGTTTAATTCAAGCAGTAGTTGAACATCTAGATATTAAGAAATACTTCCAGGCGGTTGTTTCCGCTGAATTTGAAGCATACGGTAAACCGCACCCGGCTGTTTACCTGGCCTGTGCAGAAAAATTGGGTAGCAGCCCCTTAGATTGTATCGCTTTTGAAGATTCAGTAACCGGGATGACAGCCGCGAAAGCCGCCCGGATGAGGACAGTTGTTGTACCGGAGGCGCATAATTTTCAGGATCCTAGGTATGCTTTGGCTGATTTGAAAATATCATCTTTATTATCCTTCGATGAAAAAGCTTTGAAGGCTTTACAACCGAAATAA
- the rpsA gene encoding 30S ribosomal protein S1 has protein sequence MEENNIINEQNAEQQAPQAAAETATTNAPVATAHDDFDWSVDKRNVSSYSEEEKAKYDATYDSTFKVFDENSLLTGTIVGLTHTDAVINIGFKSDGLISLNEFRDMPGLKIGDEVEVLVVEKEDRSGNLHLSRKQARMQRAWEKIVDVYKTGEVVTGTVTSKTKGGLIVDVYGMETFLPGSQIDVKPVTDYDQFVGKTMEFKVVKINEAIRNAVVSHKALIESDIEQQRVDIISKLEKGQVLEGTIKNITDFGAFIDLGGLDGLLYITDISWGRISHPSEVLQMDQKINVVVLDFDDEKKRISLGYKQLTPHPWDTLPANITEGAKVKGKVVNIEDYGAFLEILPGVEGLVHVSEISWASTPINAKEFFKLGEEYEAVVVTLSKEERKMSLSIKQLTEDPWSTIETKFPLDSRHKGIVKNITPYGVFVELETGIGGMIHISDLSWIKRFNHPSEYTKVGNEIDVVILGIDKENRKLSLGHKQIEEDPWNTFETVFPIGSIHEGTVVKKDEKGATVQLQYGLEAYAPARHLKTEDEKPINVDDVKEFMIIEFDRNEKRILVSHTKVWEQSKAEEKEAVAKEKRVEADKTRKAVKNIQGKVEKATLGDLGALAELREKLKQNEGGEEKKGE, from the coding sequence ATGGAAGAAAACAACATTATTAACGAACAAAATGCTGAACAACAGGCTCCGCAAGCAGCGGCCGAAACAGCAACAACAAATGCGCCTGTTGCTACTGCTCACGACGATTTCGATTGGAGCGTAGACAAACGTAACGTTTCTTCTTACTCAGAAGAAGAAAAAGCCAAATATGATGCTACGTACGACAGTACTTTCAAAGTATTTGACGAAAACAGCTTACTTACGGGTACAATCGTAGGTTTGACTCACACGGATGCGGTAATCAACATCGGCTTCAAATCTGATGGTTTGATCTCCTTGAACGAGTTCCGCGACATGCCGGGCCTGAAAATCGGTGACGAAGTTGAGGTTTTGGTAGTTGAGAAAGAAGACCGTTCCGGTAACTTGCACCTGAGCCGTAAACAAGCTCGTATGCAACGCGCATGGGAAAAAATCGTGGACGTTTACAAAACTGGCGAAGTGGTTACTGGTACTGTTACCAGCAAAACTAAAGGTGGTTTGATCGTGGACGTTTACGGTATGGAAACTTTCTTGCCGGGTTCTCAAATCGATGTGAAACCAGTTACCGACTACGATCAATTCGTTGGTAAAACCATGGAATTTAAAGTGGTTAAAATCAATGAAGCAATCCGTAACGCGGTGGTTTCTCACAAAGCGCTTATCGAAAGCGATATCGAGCAACAAAGGGTGGATATCATCTCCAAACTTGAAAAAGGTCAAGTATTGGAAGGTACTATCAAAAACATCACCGACTTCGGTGCGTTCATTGACTTGGGCGGCTTAGACGGTTTGTTGTACATCACTGATATCAGCTGGGGACGTATCTCTCATCCGAGCGAAGTATTGCAAATGGATCAAAAGATCAACGTTGTGGTATTGGACTTCGACGACGAGAAAAAACGTATCAGCCTCGGTTACAAACAATTAACTCCACATCCATGGGATACTTTACCTGCTAACATCACCGAAGGTGCTAAAGTAAAAGGTAAAGTGGTGAACATCGAAGATTACGGTGCTTTCTTGGAAATCTTACCAGGTGTGGAAGGTTTAGTTCACGTATCTGAAATCTCTTGGGCTTCTACCCCTATCAACGCTAAAGAATTCTTCAAATTAGGCGAAGAATACGAAGCAGTGGTAGTTACCCTGAGCAAAGAAGAACGTAAGATGAGCCTTTCTATCAAGCAATTGACAGAAGATCCATGGTCTACAATCGAAACTAAGTTCCCATTAGATAGCCGTCACAAAGGCATCGTTAAAAACATCACACCTTACGGCGTGTTCGTTGAATTGGAAACCGGTATCGGCGGTATGATCCACATCTCTGACCTGAGCTGGATCAAACGTTTCAACCACCCAAGTGAATACACGAAAGTAGGTAACGAAATCGATGTAGTAATCTTAGGTATTGACAAGGAAAACCGCAAGCTGAGCCTCGGCCACAAACAAATTGAAGAAGATCCTTGGAATACTTTCGAAACCGTGTTCCCAATTGGTTCCATCCATGAAGGTACCGTGGTGAAGAAAGATGAAAAAGGTGCTACTGTTCAATTACAATACGGTTTAGAAGCTTACGCTCCTGCTCGTCACCTGAAAACGGAAGACGAAAAACCAATCAACGTTGACGATGTGAAAGAATTCATGATCATCGAATTCGATCGCAACGAAAAACGTATCTTGGTTTCTCACACCAAAGTTTGGGAACAATCTAAAGCCGAAGAGAAAGAAGCCGTAGCGAAAGAAAAACGTGTTGAGGCTGACAAAACTCGCAAAGCAGTGAAAAACATTCAAGGTAAAGTAGAAAAAGCTACTTTAGGTGACTTGGGTGCTTTGGCTGAATTGAGAGAGAAATTGAAACAAAACGAAGGTGGTGAAGAAAAGAAAGGTGAATAA
- a CDS encoding rhomboid family protein translates to MNGTSFRSEIRFWLRQGNMVNYLLFANVIVFLVLGILYVLAHLTPAAVAPIYGFLNDNLSLHSNPKVFITKPWGIITYMFVQLNVLHILFNMLVFYWYGNLFRTELGNRRVLPVYILGGIVGGLFFMLLYQVLPGYSAVDVPLIGASAAVMAFLLASATVLPNLELNLFIFGYVKLKYIAAAFLVIDLVMIPFGNWGGIASHLGGALFGYLYVSYLRRGVDMAQPLIWLFTKLANMGSGAGPGERRAFRPKKSPLKVVKTKNEENVQQKLDILLDKINEKGYNSLSSEEKKWLKKYSDSKD, encoded by the coding sequence ATGAACGGGACTTCTTTTAGATCTGAAATTCGCTTTTGGTTAAGGCAGGGCAATATGGTGAATTATCTGCTGTTTGCCAACGTGATCGTATTCTTGGTGCTTGGTATTTTGTATGTCCTGGCTCATTTGACACCGGCTGCCGTGGCTCCTATTTACGGCTTCCTCAACGATAACCTCTCCCTGCATAGCAACCCCAAGGTGTTCATCACTAAACCCTGGGGGATCATTACATACATGTTCGTGCAGCTCAACGTGTTACATATCTTGTTTAACATGTTGGTCTTCTATTGGTATGGAAATTTATTCCGCACGGAGCTGGGCAACAGGCGTGTACTGCCGGTTTATATACTTGGCGGGATCGTAGGCGGGTTATTTTTTATGTTGTTGTACCAAGTATTGCCGGGATATTCGGCGGTAGACGTTCCCTTGATCGGTGCTTCCGCTGCCGTCATGGCTTTTTTACTCGCGAGCGCTACCGTTTTACCAAACTTGGAGTTGAACCTGTTCATCTTCGGTTATGTCAAGTTGAAATATATCGCTGCTGCTTTCCTGGTCATCGACCTGGTCATGATTCCCTTCGGTAACTGGGGCGGTATTGCTTCGCATCTCGGTGGCGCATTATTCGGGTATTTGTATGTCAGCTACCTCCGCCGCGGCGTGGATATGGCGCAACCCCTGATTTGGTTGTTTACAAAGTTGGCCAACATGGGTTCGGGTGCCGGCCCCGGGGAAAGAAGGGCATTCAGGCCCAAAAAATCACCTTTAAAGGTCGTTAAAACCAAGAACGAGGAAAATGTGCAGCAAAAACTCGATATCCTGCTCGATAAAATCAATGAAAAGGGTTACAATAGCCTTAGCAGCGAAGAGAAAAAGTGGTTGAAAAAATATAGCGACAGCAAGGATTAA
- a CDS encoding DUF3472 domain-containing protein: MTKLFIATAFACSFLYSEQSIAASNAPDTTAVPLFSNAYVYPSRDAGNGEIGRGGLRAWKSKEGYTKTFFLVNQPGPLALSLKLQPGSAASKLSVQLGNEKKALNVPAGSASITLPVGEYNVTAKGYHAVEIHALEGSSLPMIEDVLFSGPNAESIQYNASRYRGAPATHLSYPVPPNSGDVEWFYNEINVPADAQPLHSYYMVNGFSGGYFGIQINSKTERRVLFSIWSAYDTQDPKQIPEEYAVKLVRKGKDVTINEFGNEGSGGQSFWKFNWKAETTYKLLVHAKPNGDHTVYSGYFFDPAVGKWKLIATWDKAKSGGKYLGGLYSFVENFSDNGEDFFKARYGNQWVRTAKGEWIELTKARFSTTANPKVHQRFDVGGGLEKGMFYMFSGGFREVGNQYKGSMIERPATKVPPAIDLEHLPKQ; encoded by the coding sequence ATGACTAAATTATTTATAGCTACTGCTTTTGCCTGTAGCTTTTTGTACAGTGAACAATCGATAGCAGCGTCAAATGCCCCGGATACGACCGCCGTACCACTTTTCAGTAACGCTTACGTGTATCCTAGCAGGGATGCAGGCAACGGTGAAATTGGCCGTGGCGGTTTAAGGGCTTGGAAAAGCAAGGAAGGGTATACAAAAACCTTCTTCCTGGTAAATCAACCGGGGCCCCTGGCGCTATCTTTAAAATTGCAACCGGGCAGTGCCGCCAGCAAATTGTCTGTGCAGTTGGGTAATGAAAAGAAAGCTTTGAACGTACCTGCCGGTTCCGCTAGCATTACTTTGCCCGTTGGCGAATATAATGTTACCGCGAAAGGCTACCATGCCGTAGAAATTCATGCACTGGAAGGAAGCAGCTTACCGATGATCGAGGATGTATTGTTCTCAGGACCCAACGCGGAGAGCATCCAGTACAACGCCAGCCGTTACCGCGGCGCTCCCGCCACCCATTTATCTTACCCCGTACCTCCTAACAGCGGCGATGTTGAGTGGTTTTATAATGAAATTAATGTACCTGCCGACGCGCAGCCATTGCATTCTTATTACATGGTAAATGGTTTCAGCGGCGGTTATTTCGGGATACAGATTAACAGTAAAACGGAAAGAAGGGTGCTTTTCTCAATCTGGAGCGCTTACGATACCCAAGATCCCAAGCAGATTCCTGAAGAGTATGCCGTGAAATTAGTTCGCAAAGGTAAAGATGTGACGATCAATGAATTCGGAAACGAAGGTAGCGGGGGACAGAGCTTCTGGAAATTTAACTGGAAAGCCGAAACTACTTACAAGCTATTGGTTCATGCCAAACCGAACGGGGATCATACCGTGTATAGCGGCTATTTCTTCGATCCTGCCGTTGGGAAATGGAAGCTGATCGCCACCTGGGATAAAGCCAAATCCGGCGGTAAATACCTGGGCGGACTTTATTCGTTCGTTGAAAATTTTAGTGACAACGGTGAAGATTTCTTCAAAGCTCGCTATGGCAACCAATGGGTGAGAACCGCCAAGGGTGAATGGATCGAATTAACAAAAGCCCGTTTTTCCACCACGGCAAACCCGAAAGTACACCAGCGGTTCGATGTTGGCGGTGGGCTTGAGAAGGGGATGTTCTACATGTTTTCTGGCGGTTTCCGCGAAGTTGGAAACCAGTACAAGGGCAGTATGATTGAACGCCCTGCTACGAAAGTGCCCCCTGCAATCGACCTGGAGCATCTTCCGAAGCAATAA
- a CDS encoding 4-hydroxy-3-methylbut-2-enyl diphosphate reductase: MKTFNVPVIYRSPLITAIKQKRKQQDKMKKDFSPTHLDFGPVKILLARHFGFCYGVENAIEIAFKTVEENEGKRIFLLSEMIHNPQVNQDLLSRGVQFIMDTQGKQLIPWDELHAEDIVIIPAFGTTLEIEGILKAKGIQPLQYNTTCPFVERVWNKAEQIAGKSYSVIVHGKPKHEETRATFSHSRLHTPTVVVKDMAEAVRLADYILGKKEPSQFYEEFKGQYSEGFNVEKDLQRVGVVNQTTMLASETQAIADFIKQSIKERYQLDDANIGDRFADTRDTLCYATNDNQSAVIGMLQEPADLAIVVGGYNSSNTSHLVELCEEHLPTFFISSADKIINKQEVLHYDFHRHEELHSLQFLPEKDTVTILLTSGASCPDAIVENVIEKILELHGIHDGITQISRSL; this comes from the coding sequence ATGAAAACTTTCAACGTACCCGTAATTTACCGTAGCCCGCTCATTACCGCGATCAAGCAAAAGCGCAAACAGCAAGATAAGATGAAGAAGGATTTCAGCCCGACTCATTTAGATTTCGGGCCGGTAAAAATATTGCTGGCCAGGCATTTCGGTTTTTGTTACGGGGTGGAGAACGCGATAGAAATAGCATTTAAAACCGTGGAAGAAAACGAAGGTAAAAGGATATTTCTCCTCAGCGAGATGATTCATAACCCGCAAGTAAACCAGGACCTGCTTTCGAGGGGTGTACAATTTATCATGGACACGCAGGGAAAACAGCTGATTCCTTGGGATGAACTACATGCGGAAGACATCGTGATCATTCCCGCATTCGGAACGACACTTGAAATTGAAGGTATACTGAAAGCCAAGGGTATCCAACCTTTGCAATATAACACTACCTGCCCATTCGTAGAAAGGGTTTGGAATAAGGCCGAGCAGATTGCAGGTAAGTCCTACAGCGTCATCGTGCATGGCAAGCCCAAACACGAAGAAACGCGCGCTACCTTTTCGCACAGCCGTTTACATACCCCGACCGTGGTTGTTAAAGATATGGCGGAAGCGGTCCGGTTGGCAGATTATATCCTCGGTAAAAAAGAACCTTCTCAATTCTATGAAGAATTTAAAGGTCAATATTCTGAAGGTTTCAACGTGGAGAAAGATCTGCAACGTGTAGGCGTGGTCAATCAAACAACCATGTTGGCCTCGGAAACACAGGCGATTGCCGATTTCATCAAGCAAAGCATCAAGGAACGTTATCAACTCGATGATGCTAATATTGGCGACCGTTTTGCAGATACGAGGGATACCCTTTGTTATGCCACCAATGACAACCAATCTGCTGTCATCGGGATGTTACAAGAACCCGCAGATTTGGCCATCGTTGTCGGCGGTTACAACAGCTCCAACACCTCGCATTTGGTAGAGCTGTGCGAAGAACATTTACCGACCTTTTTTATATCCTCCGCCGATAAGATTATCAATAAACAGGAAGTACTACATTACGATTTCCATCGCCATGAAGAATTGCATTCCCTTCAATTCCTGCCGGAAAAAGATACCGTTACTATATTGCTTACGAGCGGCGCATCTTGCCCGGACGCTATCGTGGAAAACGTGATTGAAAAAATCCTCGAACTTCACGGAATACATGATGGGATTACACAGATTTCACGGAGTCTTTAA
- a CDS encoding LytR/AlgR family response regulator transcription factor, protein MSEIKTIIVDDEQHCIEALITMLEKKCPDVKVLATARSVAEAKTVIDTYQPELVFLDVEMPHQNGFELLNLFGKIQFDVIFTTAYEQYALKAIKFNALDYLLKPFSVADLQEAIKKHMEKKGIKYAPGMAPLEMFLQNMKTLQQTNRKIALPTFNGLIFMPVQNIVRCESTGNYTKIFFIDKKHLLVSKPLKEFEELLSEIDFFRIHNSHLINLQQMSSYIQGEGGYALMSDGTQVEVSRRRKAEFLKKAMQF, encoded by the coding sequence ATGAGCGAGATCAAGACTATTATCGTGGACGATGAACAGCATTGTATCGAGGCCTTAATCACGATGCTGGAGAAAAAGTGCCCCGATGTAAAAGTACTAGCAACAGCCCGGAGCGTAGCTGAGGCTAAAACTGTAATTGATACTTATCAACCCGAATTAGTATTCCTGGACGTGGAAATGCCGCACCAGAATGGTTTCGAACTGTTGAACCTTTTCGGCAAGATTCAATTTGACGTGATCTTTACGACCGCGTATGAACAATACGCGCTGAAGGCTATTAAGTTTAACGCCCTTGATTATTTATTAAAACCCTTTAGCGTGGCAGATTTGCAAGAAGCTATAAAGAAACATATGGAGAAGAAGGGTATAAAATACGCTCCTGGTATGGCGCCGCTGGAAATGTTCTTGCAAAACATGAAAACGCTTCAACAAACGAACCGGAAAATAGCCTTACCTACCTTCAATGGGCTGATATTTATGCCCGTTCAAAATATCGTACGCTGTGAATCTACCGGGAATTATACCAAGATATTTTTTATCGATAAAAAGCATTTGCTGGTATCAAAACCGCTGAAAGAATTTGAAGAATTGCTTTCTGAAATCGATTTCTTCAGGATTCATAATTCCCACCTGATCAATTTGCAACAAATGAGTTCCTATATCCAAGGTGAAGGGGGCTACGCCTTAATGTCTGATGGAACCCAAGTGGAAGTTTCCCGCAGAAGGAAAGCCGAGTTTTTAAAGAAAGCTATGCAGTTTTAA
- a CDS encoding tetratricopeptide repeat-containing sensor histidine kinase, with protein MQAVTVFRHFLIVCLISISVNIYAQDSTVIANRFTQLKSLKDDTAKVNALMREGRNNNKYYFNKDGENPFFQEAIIIAQKIHYPKALAEAYNDIGTAKRNKSEYILALDLHTRAYKNAEESKDLKTISFSLNNMGVDYRRLDDLENAFNCHLKALQVAEKIHDTRNICVATNSIGNIQLTAGKYKEAIKHFEEALALETKSGNKLGMAINLGNIGYGYQYLGQLDKAIDFYKRSLAVNIELENPTGMSICYTALGSAYQEKKDYNTAMKYLSQSLAVNHKVDDKIHTAENYLEIGKLLTEQRKFESAREYIKQALDLGEQYHFKSVLEDAFKVLADNYKASGNYQASLDNLNKSLLYKDSLVNEKSTTAFAQMQAIYEVDRKDNQIKILQHEQEVSQLRMKRNLAWIISLGGFLVMLIILGFFYLRHRNSQAKRLALQLELKALRSQMNPHFIFNSLSSIHRYIWSNNQEQASDYLTKFSKLMRMILENSQHTFVQLNNELDSLELYLDLEALRCNHKFEYSIRLSNNIHPEDILVPPLIIQPYVENAIWHGLVHLDGQGQLEIDISLEGKLLYCKVRDNGIGRKRAMEIKAQKARTHHSMGMTVTESRVDLIKKTNNVKETNVKIIDLYDSSGEAAGTEVIIVLPVEFVF; from the coding sequence ATGCAAGCTGTGACTGTTTTTCGCCACTTTTTGATCGTATGCCTTATCTCGATCAGCGTAAATATTTACGCGCAGGATTCGACTGTAATTGCCAACCGCTTTACCCAACTTAAATCTTTAAAGGACGATACAGCCAAGGTTAACGCGCTGATGCGCGAAGGCAGGAATAACAATAAGTATTATTTCAATAAGGACGGGGAAAATCCTTTCTTCCAAGAAGCTATCATTATTGCTCAAAAGATTCATTACCCCAAAGCTCTAGCCGAAGCGTATAATGATATCGGGACAGCTAAAAGAAATAAATCGGAATATATCCTCGCCCTCGATCTTCATACCAGGGCTTATAAAAATGCCGAAGAATCGAAGGATCTTAAAACTATATCCTTCAGTTTAAATAATATGGGGGTCGATTACCGTCGCCTCGATGATCTTGAAAATGCATTTAATTGCCACCTGAAAGCATTGCAGGTCGCTGAAAAGATACATGATACGCGAAACATTTGCGTAGCTACTAATAGTATTGGTAATATCCAGTTAACAGCCGGTAAATACAAGGAGGCTATCAAGCATTTCGAGGAAGCCCTTGCATTGGAAACCAAAAGCGGCAACAAACTAGGGATGGCTATTAACTTGGGAAATATCGGTTACGGTTACCAATACCTGGGGCAACTCGATAAAGCCATCGATTTTTATAAGCGTTCATTAGCGGTAAACATCGAATTGGAGAATCCTACTGGTATGTCTATTTGTTACACGGCGCTTGGCTCTGCCTACCAGGAGAAAAAGGATTATAACACGGCAATGAAATATTTGTCCCAATCTTTGGCCGTAAACCATAAAGTAGATGATAAAATACATACGGCTGAAAACTACCTGGAGATCGGGAAGTTGTTGACGGAACAAAGAAAATTTGAAAGCGCCAGGGAGTACATCAAGCAAGCATTGGATCTCGGTGAGCAATATCATTTTAAATCTGTACTGGAAGATGCATTTAAAGTCCTGGCCGATAATTATAAGGCCTCGGGTAACTACCAGGCATCGCTAGATAATCTTAATAAATCCCTTTTATATAAAGATAGCTTGGTCAATGAAAAGTCAACGACAGCTTTTGCGCAAATGCAAGCAATATACGAGGTTGATAGAAAAGATAACCAGATCAAGATTTTACAGCACGAACAGGAAGTAAGCCAACTACGTATGAAACGCAACTTGGCCTGGATCATATCCCTGGGCGGCTTCTTAGTAATGTTGATCATCCTTGGATTTTTTTACTTGCGGCACCGTAATTCCCAAGCCAAACGCTTAGCCCTGCAACTGGAGTTGAAAGCGCTCCGCTCGCAAATGAACCCGCATTTTATATTTAATTCATTAAGCTCTATTCACCGTTATATTTGGAGTAACAACCAGGAGCAAGCCAGCGATTACCTTACCAAGTTTTCAAAGCTGATGCGTATGATCTTGGAAAATAGTCAGCATACCTTCGTTCAACTAAACAACGAATTGGATTCCTTGGAATTATACCTGGATTTGGAAGCCTTGAGATGTAACCATAAATTTGAGTATTCCATTCGTTTATCCAATAATATTCACCCGGAAGATATCCTGGTGCCACCGTTGATTATTCAACCGTACGTAGAAAATGCCATATGGCATGGTTTGGTACACCTCGATGGACAGGGACAGCTAGAAATTGATATAAGCCTAGAAGGTAAATTATTGTATTGCAAGGTAAGGGATAATGGAATCGGGAGGAAACGGGCCATGGAAATCAAGGCCCAAAAAGCAAGGACGCACCATTCCATGGGAATGACCGTGACGGAAAGTAGGGTGGATTTAATTAAGAAAACGAATAACGTTAAAGAGACGAACGTTAAAATCATAGATTTATATGACAGTTCCGGCGAAGCGGCCGGAACAGAAGTAATTATCGTGTTGCCGGTCGAATTCGTATTTTAA
- the cmk gene encoding (d)CMP kinase: MLILVMIARPRGGLSFYTQTGNGFVFKLELQHFCRSIDQQQKILHMGGNGKKIIITIDGYSSCGKSTLAKQLAKQLGYLFIDSGAMYRAITFYFLQNRVDWNDEDAVAAALQNIKLSFIFNEATGKADIYLNEENVEPYIRDLIVAEKVSEVAAIGAVREFAVAQQQEMGIQKGIVMDGRDIGTVVFPAAELKIFMTADPDVRVQRRFKELYEKDQHITIEEVRKNLELRDYIDTNREISPLKKADDAIVLDNSQLTLEEQFELVMQWVKDATN, translated from the coding sequence ATGTTGATATTGGTAATGATAGCTCGCCCGCGTGGCGGGCTATCTTTTTATACGCAAACCGGGAACGGATTTGTTTTTAAACTCGAATTGCAGCATTTTTGCAGGAGTATAGATCAACAGCAGAAAATATTGCATATGGGCGGTAATGGAAAAAAAATTATTATCACGATAGACGGATACTCTTCCTGCGGGAAAAGTACCCTAGCCAAACAATTGGCCAAACAATTGGGCTATTTGTTTATCGATAGCGGCGCTATGTACCGGGCTATCACTTTTTATTTCCTGCAAAACCGTGTCGATTGGAATGATGAAGATGCCGTGGCGGCGGCCTTGCAAAATATTAAGTTGAGTTTTATATTCAACGAAGCCACCGGCAAAGCTGACATCTATTTAAATGAAGAAAACGTAGAACCATATATCCGGGACTTAATCGTTGCGGAAAAAGTTAGCGAAGTGGCGGCAATTGGCGCCGTGAGGGAGTTTGCCGTAGCCCAGCAACAAGAGATGGGTATCCAAAAGGGTATCGTGATGGATGGAAGGGATATCGGAACCGTCGTTTTCCCGGCTGCGGAGCTCAAGATCTTCATGACGGCCGACCCCGATGTTAGGGTGCAAAGGCGTTTCAAGGAGCTTTACGAGAAAGATCAACATATCACCATCGAAGAAGTCCGCAAAAACCTGGAATTAAGAGATTATATTGATACCAATAGGGAAATTAGTCCCCTGAAAAAAGCTGATGATGCTATCGTGCTGGATAACAGCCAGTTAACTTTGGAAGAACAATTCGAATTAGTTATGCAATGGGTAAAAGATGCAACAAATTAG